One window of Paludibacter propionicigenes WB4 genomic DNA carries:
- a CDS encoding S-adenosylmethionine:tRNA ribosyltransferase-isomerase, with translation MNKTTQNAPIYIDEYDYSLPDERIAKYPLAQRDSSKLLLYKNGNIGESQFSKIADFLPENALLVYNNTRVIQARLIFHKNTGARIEVFCLEPLNPADYAQSLGATSECVWKCMVGNLKKWKEGLLSKTIAFDGKTCTFEAELLHTEGNTHSIHFRWDNADIHFADILEKAGELPIPPYLHRKTEESDLTSYQTVYSKIKGSVAAPTAGLHFTPEVFESLKPKLIETEELTLHVGAGTFQPVKTRDIAEHHMHTEIISVKRSTIVHLQQKLGNIIAVGTTSVRTLESLYFIGAMLQQDAVSEIAEKGFHVPQWAPYEGKMEISTYDALQNILDYLDKNKLTTLHADTQIMIKPGYEFHLIDGMVTNFHQPKSTLLLLVSAFVNGNWREIYHYALSNNFRFLSYGDSSLLMK, from the coding sequence GTGAACAAAACTACACAAAACGCACCTATTTATATTGACGAATACGATTATTCGTTACCCGACGAGCGTATAGCTAAATATCCTTTAGCCCAACGCGACAGTTCTAAACTGCTTCTTTATAAAAATGGAAATATTGGTGAAAGTCAGTTTTCAAAAATCGCCGACTTTTTGCCGGAAAATGCATTATTGGTGTATAACAACACCCGCGTAATTCAGGCGCGCCTCATTTTCCACAAAAACACCGGTGCCCGTATAGAGGTATTTTGTCTGGAACCGCTTAACCCTGCCGACTATGCACAATCGCTGGGTGCTACGTCGGAATGTGTTTGGAAATGCATGGTGGGTAATCTGAAGAAATGGAAAGAAGGACTACTGAGTAAAACAATTGCTTTTGACGGAAAAACCTGCACCTTCGAAGCCGAATTGTTGCACACCGAAGGCAACACACACAGCATTCATTTCAGATGGGATAATGCCGATATTCATTTTGCCGATATACTGGAAAAAGCGGGCGAACTACCCATCCCACCCTACCTCCACCGCAAAACTGAAGAAAGTGACCTGACAAGCTATCAAACAGTGTATTCAAAAATAAAGGGTTCAGTAGCTGCTCCCACAGCAGGTTTACATTTCACCCCCGAAGTGTTCGAAAGCCTCAAACCAAAGCTTATCGAAACCGAAGAGCTCACGCTGCATGTCGGAGCCGGAACGTTTCAACCTGTGAAAACACGCGACATTGCCGAACATCACATGCACACCGAAATTATCTCGGTAAAACGTAGCACCATCGTACACTTACAACAAAAGCTGGGAAACATTATTGCCGTGGGAACCACTTCGGTACGAACTCTGGAAAGTTTATATTTTATCGGTGCAATGTTACAACAGGATGCCGTTTCCGAAATTGCTGAAAAGGGTTTTCATGTACCTCAATGGGCACCTTACGAAGGAAAAATGGAAATATCAACCTATGATGCTCTGCAAAACATTCTGGATTATCTGGATAAAAACAAGTTGACAACACTGCATGCCGACACGCAGATTATGATTAAACCCGGCTATGAGTTTCATCTTATCGACGGCATGGTAACCAACTTTCACCAGCCTAAAAGCACCTTGCTCCTGCTTGTTTCGGCATTTGTAAATGGGAACTGGAGAGAAATTTACCATTATGCGTTGTCCAACAACTTCCGGTTTCTGAGTTATGGGGATAGTTCGTTGTTGATGAAGTAG
- a CDS encoding PAS domain-containing sensor histidine kinase gives MIELDLRTVFFNFLLTSFVCLTVVFFLWYQARNRFKGIEYLVLDMFFQVLCVGLIFLRGYISKFISIDVANTFGVTGALLGFIGLEYFADKKSNQLYNIILIVVFFVVHTYFTYVNSNLAIRNLNSAIVYLIICSQCAWLLLRRLTSIFSRIYFHVGVIFVLFSIVNIARICYFFFSDNLSLDYFHGRGFDMFVVISYQTLFLLLVFFLTLMVNKRLLTDISTQEEKFSKAFHSAPYAILLARLSDGKIVEVNDGFKRILGYNAMEATGKTTEGLHIWANIADRAHFIELLNETGAASNVEFSFQKKSGERIMGEISGEIINVNNEQCTLTVINDITDKKIAERKLVESQGLLRRFASHLQNVGEEEKVLLADRIDNELNQTLAALKMDIGLLKKKVVDKDFQLISDDLFQKLDRAYDIAGESLANSVKLMSGLRHEVLHLMGFTEAVKLFISEFELNNQIQCEFNSPEPDVQLQQNESTVLFKVFQSAMANIAQHSKATEVSLSLQVVGSKLLFEITDDGIGFNFADLVEIKSTGLMLMRESVLLLEGQFELKTAPGEGTTIKISIPYDSRTIQDGSQQVMSFDRPNLN, from the coding sequence ATGATTGAATTAGATTTAAGAACGGTTTTCTTTAATTTTCTGCTGACTTCTTTTGTATGTCTTACAGTAGTGTTCTTTCTTTGGTATCAGGCTCGTAATCGCTTTAAAGGAATAGAATATTTAGTTTTGGATATGTTTTTTCAGGTTCTGTGTGTAGGGCTGATATTTTTAAGAGGTTATATCTCTAAGTTTATTTCGATTGATGTGGCGAATACCTTTGGGGTAACCGGAGCTTTATTGGGTTTTATTGGGCTCGAATATTTTGCAGATAAGAAAAGTAATCAGTTGTACAATATAATACTAATCGTTGTCTTTTTTGTTGTTCACACTTACTTTACCTATGTGAATTCAAATCTGGCTATCCGGAACCTAAATTCGGCGATAGTTTACTTGATTATTTGCTCGCAATGTGCCTGGCTATTACTGCGAAGGTTGACCAGCATATTTTCCCGTATCTATTTTCATGTGGGTGTAATATTTGTCTTATTCTCGATAGTCAATATTGCCCGAATCTGTTATTTCTTTTTTAGCGACAATCTTTCTTTAGATTATTTTCATGGCAGAGGATTTGATATGTTTGTGGTTATATCTTATCAAACCCTGTTTCTTCTACTTGTGTTTTTTCTAACCCTTATGGTCAATAAGCGATTGCTGACTGATATCAGTACGCAGGAAGAAAAATTCTCGAAAGCATTTCATTCAGCTCCTTATGCAATTCTGTTAGCGCGATTGTCGGATGGTAAAATTGTAGAGGTGAACGATGGTTTTAAACGAATATTAGGCTATAATGCAATGGAAGCTACTGGAAAAACAACGGAAGGATTGCATATATGGGCAAATATTGCCGATCGTGCTCATTTTATTGAGCTGCTAAATGAAACGGGGGCTGCAAGCAACGTTGAATTTTCGTTTCAAAAGAAGTCGGGGGAAAGAATTATGGGTGAGATATCGGGCGAAATCATAAACGTAAACAATGAGCAATGTACGCTGACAGTGATCAATGATATCACCGATAAGAAAATAGCTGAGCGAAAACTGGTGGAATCTCAGGGATTGTTGAGACGGTTTGCTTCGCACTTGCAAAATGTAGGAGAAGAAGAGAAAGTCCTCTTAGCTGATCGGATTGATAATGAATTAAACCAAACTCTGGCAGCTTTGAAAATGGATATTGGCTTATTGAAAAAGAAAGTGGTTGATAAAGATTTTCAATTGATATCGGATGATTTGTTTCAAAAATTAGATCGTGCTTATGATATTGCAGGAGAATCGCTGGCCAACTCGGTAAAACTCATGAGTGGGCTCCGGCATGAAGTGCTTCACCTTATGGGATTCACTGAGGCTGTAAAATTGTTTATTTCAGAATTTGAATTGAACAATCAAATTCAATGTGAGTTTAATAGTCCCGAACCGGATGTGCAATTACAACAAAATGAGTCTACCGTTTTATTTAAGGTGTTTCAGAGTGCTATGGCAAACATTGCGCAACATTCAAAAGCTACTGAAGTAAGCCTGAGTTTACAAGTTGTTGGTAGCAAGCTTTTATTCGAAATTACGGATGATGGTATCGGTTTTAACTTTGCTGACCTGGTTGAGATAAAATCTACCGGTTTGATGCTGATGAGAGAAAGTGTTTTACTGCTGGAAGGACAGTTTGAGCTGAAAACCGCCCCCGGAGAAGGAACCACGATTAAAATTTCAATACCCTACGATAGTCGTACCATACAAGATGGTTCTCAGCAAGTAATGTCCTTTGATAGACCAAATCTAAACTGA
- the guaA gene encoding glutamine-hydrolyzing GMP synthase, which produces MEKIIILDFGSQTTQLIARRLRELNEYCEILPYNKFPTQTDDIKGVILSGSPFSVYDPTAFKTDLSSIRGNFPVLGICYGAQFMAFTSGGNVESAGTREYGRANLSFIDPNDALLKGIEAGSQIWMSHGDSITKIPATFKKIASTDDVELAAFHIEGEQTWGVQFHPEVFHTIDGTTILDNFLSICGCSKEWSPASFVESTVAELKKQLGDDKVVLALSGGVDSSVAAVLLNKAIGKNLTCVFVDHGLLRKNEFENVMRDYEHLGLNVIGVNVKERFYKALAGVSDPEQKRKIIGSGFIDVFDEEAHKIKDVKWLAQGTIYPDIIESLSITGTVIKSHHNVGGLPEKMNLKLCEPLRLLFKDEVRKVGTQLGMMHHLIKRQPFPGPGLAVRILGDITAEKVRILQEADDIFINGLREWNLYDMVWQAGVILLPVQSVGVMGDERTYENAVALRAVTSTDAMTADWAQLPYEFLAKMSNEIINKVKGVNRVVYDISSKPPATIEWE; this is translated from the coding sequence ATGGAAAAAATAATCATCCTCGATTTCGGATCACAAACAACACAATTAATTGCGCGTCGCTTACGCGAACTCAATGAATATTGCGAAATTTTGCCATACAACAAGTTTCCAACACAAACTGATGACATCAAGGGAGTTATTCTTTCCGGAAGTCCGTTTTCGGTATATGATCCTACCGCCTTTAAAACTGACTTAAGTTCCATCAGGGGAAATTTTCCGGTTTTAGGCATCTGCTATGGTGCTCAATTCATGGCTTTTACTTCAGGAGGAAATGTAGAATCTGCTGGAACAAGAGAATACGGTCGTGCCAATCTTTCATTTATCGACCCTAATGATGCTTTACTAAAAGGTATTGAAGCCGGGTCACAAATTTGGATGTCGCACGGCGATTCCATAACTAAGATTCCTGCCACTTTCAAAAAAATAGCTAGCACTGATGACGTAGAACTGGCTGCCTTCCATATTGAAGGTGAACAAACCTGGGGCGTGCAGTTTCACCCGGAAGTATTTCATACCATCGATGGTACAACTATACTGGACAACTTCCTCAGTATTTGTGGATGCTCTAAGGAATGGTCACCCGCTTCGTTTGTTGAAAGCACGGTAGCTGAGCTCAAAAAGCAGTTGGGCGACGACAAAGTAGTACTGGCTCTCTCTGGTGGCGTTGATTCGTCTGTAGCTGCTGTATTGCTCAACAAAGCTATTGGCAAAAACCTCACCTGCGTTTTTGTCGATCATGGTTTACTCCGAAAAAACGAATTCGAAAACGTAATGAGAGATTACGAGCACCTCGGCTTGAATGTTATTGGTGTAAACGTAAAAGAACGTTTTTACAAAGCACTTGCAGGAGTTTCGGATCCTGAGCAAAAACGTAAAATTATTGGTAGTGGCTTTATCGACGTATTTGACGAAGAAGCTCACAAAATAAAAGATGTAAAATGGCTTGCTCAAGGCACCATTTATCCTGATATTATTGAATCGCTTTCTATTACCGGAACGGTGATTAAATCGCACCACAATGTGGGTGGACTTCCTGAAAAGATGAACCTGAAATTGTGCGAACCGCTTCGCTTATTATTCAAAGATGAAGTTCGCAAGGTAGGAACTCAACTTGGCATGATGCATCACCTTATCAAACGTCAACCATTCCCCGGACCCGGATTAGCCGTTCGTATTCTCGGTGATATTACTGCCGAGAAAGTACGCATATTGCAAGAAGCCGATGATATCTTTATTAATGGTCTTCGCGAATGGAACCTATACGACATGGTTTGGCAAGCAGGCGTAATTTTACTTCCTGTACAATCGGTTGGTGTAATGGGCGATGAACGTACTTACGAAAATGCTGTTGCGCTGCGCGCTGTAACTTCGACCGATGCTATGACGGCCGACTGGGCACAATTGCCTTACGAATTTCTGGCTAAAATGTCCAACGAAATTATCAATAAAGTGAAAGGTGTAAACCGGGTAGTATATGATATTAGCTCTAAACCACCGGCAACTATTGAGTGGGAATAA
- a CDS encoding TatD family hydrolase, with translation MIDTHSHIYSEDFDADRAETVQRAKEVGISHIILPNCDSSTLAPMLALEAEYPDFCHAAIGLHPTSVKEDYENELDLVKSELERRDWIAVGEIGIDLYWDKTFLREQIKAFQLQLDWALYYKLPVIIHVRDSFRETMEALAPYKDKGLTGVFHSFTGTVEEALQIIDFGGFKLGINGIVTFKNSGLAAVVEQISLEHILLETDSPYLTPTPHRGKRNESAYVSLVCKKLAEIYRCSEEEISIQTTLNAKSLFKGLDN, from the coding sequence TTGATTGACACCCATTCCCATATTTATTCCGAGGACTTTGATGCAGACCGTGCCGAAACGGTTCAACGTGCCAAAGAGGTTGGTATAAGTCATATCATTCTACCTAATTGCGATAGTTCTACCTTAGCACCGATGCTAGCTTTAGAAGCCGAATATCCGGATTTTTGCCACGCAGCCATTGGGCTTCATCCAACAAGTGTGAAGGAAGATTATGAGAATGAACTTGATTTGGTGAAATCCGAATTGGAACGCAGGGATTGGATTGCTGTAGGCGAGATAGGTATCGATTTATACTGGGATAAGACTTTCTTACGTGAACAAATAAAAGCTTTCCAACTACAGCTGGATTGGGCGTTGTACTATAAACTACCGGTTATTATCCATGTTCGCGATTCCTTCCGCGAAACAATGGAAGCACTAGCACCCTACAAAGACAAAGGTCTGACGGGAGTATTTCACAGTTTTACCGGTACAGTTGAAGAAGCACTGCAGATCATTGATTTTGGCGGATTTAAACTGGGAATAAACGGGATTGTGACTTTTAAAAACTCAGGACTGGCAGCTGTAGTAGAACAAATATCGCTGGAACACATCTTGCTGGAAACCGATTCTCCGTATCTCACTCCTACTCCGCACAGAGGCAAACGAAACGAAAGTGCCTATGTAAGTCTCGTGTGTAAAAAACTCGCCGAAATTTATCGTTGCTCAGAAGAAGAAATAAGTATTCAGACAACCCTGAATGCTAAATCTTTATTTAAAGGACTCGACAATTAA
- a CDS encoding efflux RND transporter permease subunit — protein MNRKLPISSFSTILVFVCLTIVGMALMPYLPVKLSPSKALPSISISFSLAGQSSKVVETEVTSKLEAMLSRLEGIQDISSTSGNGWGRITINLDKHVDINVARFEVATIIRQTRPSLPPQTSYPNISVSKSDENSDRPFISYTINAPENLTHIYALTDKLIKPKLANIKGIDRIDISGSTPMEYRLEYDAKQLEALGITISNIKQSINNYLSKEFLGNGSVEQVTGQKALIRVLLMTNNEDNKPRFNCSGITVKTQSGGLINLSRIVKINYQQAESQYIYRINGLNSIYLSIVAKPTANQLSLSETIKQQINKIQSVLPKGYEIHVSYDATEYIREELSKIYFRSGLTVFILLLFVLLVYRNLKYLLLIVSSLIINLSIAVIVYYLLKLEIHLYSLAGITISMTLIIDNVIIMSDQIMRRKNMYVFLAIVAGTLTTIGSLSMIFLMDDKIKLNLQDFAFALITNLIISLFVVLFVVPVLLDLFKINDLNRPRRKIGLFKRIRWNRVSIWINRFYAKYCQFACRWKYILITLLILSFGLPVFMLPDKLEGNEKWKETYNKTFGSEFYKETIKPIADNVLGGTLRLFVQKVYEGSYFTDRQETSLYVTATLPNGSTIVQMNYLIQQMEAYLSQFKQIKQFQTTIESARRANITILFNKEDQYSGFPNSLKSNLITKALEMGGGSWGVYGLGDGFSNDVSENAGSYQAELYGYNYDELNAWAKKFKAKLLNYRRIKEVSINSEFSWYKDDYQEFEFNLDKKILTETGISPIQLFGSLNNSMGKSVYAGEVSSNSGQEQIYLDAKQSANYDIWNLIHTPMNIGEKEVKLSQVAQIEKGQSPQNIYKENQQYRLCVQYEYIGASEQGQKVLEKAVNSFKKQLPMGYTIENKSGRNYNWGNDTGKQYGLLFLILIIIFFLSSILFNSLKQPFAILFVIPFSFIGIFLTFYLFKLNFDQGGFASFILLSGLTVNANIYIIDEFNRIVKQKRVSKLRAYVKAWSYKMRPIMLTITSTVLGFSPFIIGSTKEAFWYPLAAGTMGGLLFSIIGIIIFLPIFLNVSRK, from the coding sequence ATGAACCGCAAATTACCGATTTCCTCGTTTTCAACAATTTTGGTATTCGTTTGTCTTACCATCGTTGGTATGGCGTTAATGCCTTACCTACCCGTAAAATTATCGCCATCTAAAGCTTTACCATCTATATCGATAAGTTTTTCTCTTGCAGGACAATCATCCAAAGTTGTTGAAACCGAAGTTACGTCTAAATTGGAAGCAATGCTGAGCCGTCTTGAGGGTATTCAGGATATTAGTTCTACATCAGGAAATGGTTGGGGTAGAATTACGATTAATCTGGATAAACATGTTGATATAAATGTTGCCAGATTCGAGGTTGCAACTATAATTCGTCAGACAAGGCCTTCTTTACCTCCTCAAACAAGCTACCCCAATATCTCTGTCAGTAAATCAGATGAAAATTCCGATCGTCCATTTATAAGCTATACAATCAATGCTCCTGAAAATCTTACTCATATTTATGCACTGACTGACAAATTAATCAAACCCAAATTGGCTAACATTAAAGGTATTGACCGGATAGATATTTCCGGATCAACTCCAATGGAATATCGATTGGAATATGATGCAAAACAATTAGAAGCATTAGGGATAACTATAAGTAACATTAAACAATCAATCAACAACTATTTATCGAAAGAATTCCTAGGTAATGGGTCTGTAGAACAAGTTACCGGACAAAAGGCATTAATTCGTGTTCTTCTTATGACAAATAATGAGGACAATAAGCCTCGGTTTAACTGCTCAGGAATAACTGTCAAAACACAATCCGGAGGATTAATAAACTTGAGTCGAATTGTGAAGATAAACTACCAACAGGCAGAATCGCAGTACATATATAGAATTAATGGTTTGAATTCTATTTATCTTTCTATTGTTGCAAAACCAACGGCTAACCAGCTGTCTTTAAGTGAAACTATAAAGCAGCAAATAAATAAGATTCAATCTGTATTACCCAAAGGGTACGAAATACATGTTAGTTACGATGCAACAGAATATATCAGAGAAGAGCTTTCTAAAATATATTTTCGTTCGGGACTTACCGTATTTATATTATTGCTATTTGTTTTGCTGGTATATCGGAATCTCAAATACCTGTTGCTCATAGTATCATCGCTAATAATAAATCTGTCCATTGCAGTAATTGTCTATTATCTTTTAAAGCTGGAAATTCATCTCTATTCATTAGCCGGTATTACTATTTCTATGACTTTAATTATTGATAATGTCATTATAATGTCGGATCAAATAATGAGGCGAAAAAATATGTATGTTTTCCTTGCTATTGTGGCCGGAACACTTACTACAATCGGCTCATTGTCGATGATATTTTTAATGGATGATAAAATAAAACTTAATTTGCAGGATTTTGCATTTGCTCTAATCACTAATTTGATAATTTCCTTATTTGTTGTATTATTTGTAGTTCCCGTATTACTTGATCTGTTTAAAATAAATGATTTAAATAGACCTCGAAGAAAGATTGGTTTATTTAAAAGAATACGTTGGAATAGAGTTTCAATCTGGATAAATCGGTTTTACGCAAAATATTGCCAATTTGCATGTCGTTGGAAATATATTCTGATAACGTTGTTGATATTGAGTTTTGGGCTTCCTGTATTTATGCTTCCCGACAAGCTTGAAGGTAATGAGAAATGGAAAGAAACCTATAATAAAACGTTTGGATCTGAATTCTATAAAGAAACCATTAAGCCAATTGCCGATAACGTATTAGGTGGAACTTTACGTCTATTTGTTCAGAAAGTATATGAAGGTTCTTATTTTACAGATAGACAAGAAACAAGTCTTTATGTAACAGCGACCTTACCTAATGGTTCCACTATTGTGCAAATGAACTATCTTATTCAACAAATGGAAGCTTATTTGAGCCAGTTTAAACAAATCAAGCAATTTCAAACCACAATAGAAAGTGCACGAAGAGCTAATATAACCATCCTGTTTAATAAAGAAGATCAATATTCCGGGTTTCCGAACTCGCTGAAATCGAACTTAATTACAAAAGCATTAGAAATGGGCGGCGGAAGTTGGGGGGTTTATGGGCTAGGAGATGGATTCAGCAATGATGTGAGCGAAAATGCAGGTTCGTATCAGGCTGAATTATATGGTTATAATTACGATGAATTAAACGCATGGGCAAAAAAGTTTAAAGCCAAACTACTCAACTATAGAAGAATTAAAGAAGTGTCTATTAACTCCGAATTTAGTTGGTATAAAGACGACTATCAGGAATTTGAATTCAATCTTGATAAAAAGATATTGACCGAAACCGGAATTTCTCCTATTCAATTATTCGGCTCTTTAAATAACTCAATGGGCAAGTCTGTTTATGCCGGTGAGGTATCATCAAATAGCGGACAAGAGCAAATATATTTGGATGCAAAACAGTCTGCAAATTATGATATATGGAATTTAATTCATACTCCGATGAATATCGGTGAAAAAGAAGTGAAACTATCCCAGGTTGCCCAAATAGAAAAGGGACAATCACCACAGAACATATATAAAGAAAATCAGCAATACCGTTTATGCGTTCAATATGAATATATAGGGGCATCCGAACAAGGACAAAAAGTACTTGAAAAAGCTGTTAATAGCTTTAAAAAGCAACTACCAATGGGGTATACAATAGAAAATAAAAGCGGTAGGAATTACAATTGGGGTAATGATACAGGCAAACAATACGGACTGTTATTCTTAATCCTGATTATCATTTTCTTTCTGTCAAGTATCCTCTTTAATTCACTAAAACAGCCTTTTGCAATATTATTTGTTATTCCCTTCTCATTTATAGGCATATTTCTGACATTTTACCTTTTTAAACTGAACTTTGATCAGGGAGGTTTTGCATCTTTCATACTTCTTAGCGGATTAACTGTTAATGCTAATATTTACATTATCGATGAATTTAATAGAATAGTAAAGCAAAAAAGAGTATCAAAATTACGAGCGTATGTGAAAGCATGGAGCTATAAAATGCGACCTATCATGCTAACCATTACATCAACGGTGCTGGGATTTAGCCCGTTTATAATTGGTTCTACGAAAGAAGCATTTTGGTATCCTCTGGCAGCAGGTACAATGGGTGGTTTATTATTCTCAATTATTGGTATAATAATATTTCTTCCGATTTTTCTTAATGTGTCACGAAAATAA
- a CDS encoding TolC family protein: MKKVIVILNIIAISTFSILAQTKVFTLEQTIAIASDSSLQAFVAKNLYLASYWQYKSYQAARLPSLSLITTPISYSNNFIKRYDSEQNIDVYRQQKSLYSSGNLALSQNIDLTGGTFSVNSQLGFMKNYGESNYKQFSAIPISITYQQALFGYNSFKWDKKIEPLKYETAKRNFLYKTEEISITCVQYFFDLASAQVEHLRAIENLTSADTLYQIGQKRSEIAAISKAELLTLKLDALNARNSLINAQTSLNKAMSALVTFLNLEKGTEIKLLLPEKQSIFQVSADFALQQSMTNNPTYLENKTGIMDAEKLVEKTSKELRFDASVYASVGYNNVAEKLKLAYQNTLRQDIISVGLNIPILDWGVKKGRLNVAKNNLNVIKISNKQEEIALEQDVVNTVQNFSIQQEVIKSAEEATKIADLAYQATRERFIIGENDISALTLSLNRQTEARRNYIEALKNYWLSYYKIRKLTLYDFEKQTSLLLSFDRLMKVRR, translated from the coding sequence ATGAAGAAAGTAATTGTAATTCTCAATATTATTGCGATATCAACATTCAGTATTTTAGCGCAGACAAAAGTTTTTACTCTTGAGCAAACTATTGCCATTGCAAGTGACAGTTCATTGCAAGCCTTTGTAGCTAAAAATCTATACCTGGCAAGCTACTGGCAATATAAATCTTATCAAGCAGCCAGACTACCATCGCTTTCGCTTATTACTACACCAATTTCGTATAGTAATAATTTCATAAAGCGGTATGATTCAGAACAAAATATTGATGTCTACCGTCAGCAAAAATCTTTATATTCCTCTGGAAATTTAGCATTAAGTCAAAATATAGATCTGACCGGTGGCACTTTTTCGGTAAATTCTCAGCTTGGATTTATGAAAAACTATGGAGAGTCAAATTACAAACAGTTTTCAGCTATTCCAATAAGTATAACTTACCAACAGGCTTTGTTTGGTTATAATAGTTTTAAGTGGGACAAAAAAATAGAACCACTCAAATATGAAACTGCTAAACGAAATTTTTTGTATAAGACAGAAGAAATTTCAATAACCTGTGTTCAGTACTTCTTCGATTTGGCGAGTGCACAAGTTGAACATTTACGAGCTATCGAAAACCTTACTTCTGCCGATACTTTATATCAAATTGGACAAAAACGTTCTGAGATTGCAGCTATTTCAAAAGCAGAATTATTGACACTTAAATTAGATGCTCTAAATGCCCGAAATAGTTTGATAAATGCTCAAACGAGCCTTAATAAGGCAATGTCGGCATTAGTAACATTTCTTAATTTAGAAAAAGGAACAGAAATAAAACTTCTTTTGCCGGAAAAACAAAGCATCTTCCAAGTTTCTGCCGACTTTGCTTTGCAACAGTCCATGACTAATAACCCTACCTATTTAGAAAACAAAACAGGAATTATGGATGCCGAAAAACTAGTGGAAAAAACCTCTAAGGAATTGCGTTTTGATGCCTCTGTTTATGCCAGTGTCGGATATAACAATGTGGCTGAAAAATTGAAGCTTGCTTATCAAAACACATTAAGGCAAGACATTATTTCGGTGGGTTTAAATATTCCTATTCTTGACTGGGGTGTAAAAAAAGGAAGATTGAATGTTGCAAAAAACAACCTGAATGTGATTAAAATCTCGAACAAGCAAGAAGAAATAGCTTTAGAGCAGGATGTAGTCAATACTGTTCAGAATTTTAGCATTCAGCAAGAAGTAATAAAGAGCGCTGAAGAAGCAACTAAAATTGCTGATTTAGCTTACCAGGCTACGAGAGAACGGTTTATAATTGGTGAAAATGATATAAGTGCGCTAACTTTATCCCTCAACCGTCAAACGGAAGCTAGACGAAATTATATTGAAGCACTCAAAAACTATTGGTTAAGTTATTACAAAATCAGAAAACTCACTCTTTATGATTTTGAAAAGCAAACATCTTTACTTTTATCGTTTGACCGCTTAATGAAAGTTCGCCGATGA